In Halalkalibaculum roseum, a single window of DNA contains:
- a CDS encoding ABC transporter permease translates to MLIFKLAWRNIWRNRRRTIITTLSIVVAVFLSAITRSTQEGQYDNMLENTVGIFSGYIQIHQNGYQDNPTLDNSFAMSDTLRNIVISQPAVSSVVPRIDSYALAATSEQSRPVMIMGIDIDAEKQLSNPVKNLETGNYFDSNNEQAAIVGKDLLKRLNARIGDSLVVIGQGYHGMNATGLYHIKGTVSFPNPEMNKSLVYLPLETAQYLFSADNRLTSLALNISSPDELEPTVEALKQDLSGEHYEVLGWPELMPELKQAIQVDRGSGIIIILILYMIVGFGVLGTVLMMIAERYYEFGVMLSVGTPRKTIAKILSLEVIILSLMGTFLGILLSIPVAWYFNVNPIDLSGAMASAAEQYNMSPMLQFSVSPEIFTNQAITVFIITLIFSIYPIIKASRLNPVKAMKS, encoded by the coding sequence ATGTTAATATTCAAACTGGCTTGGCGTAATATTTGGCGGAATAGGCGGAGGACGATTATTACCACGCTCTCTATTGTTGTAGCGGTGTTTTTGTCAGCCATCACCCGTTCCACCCAGGAGGGGCAGTACGATAATATGCTCGAGAATACAGTGGGCATTTTTTCCGGTTATATACAGATCCACCAGAATGGCTACCAGGATAATCCTACCCTGGATAACAGCTTTGCAATGAGCGATACACTGCGAAATATTGTAATCAGCCAGCCCGCTGTAAGCTCGGTAGTACCTCGAATTGATTCCTATGCTCTGGCAGCGACTTCCGAACAGAGCCGACCTGTGATGATCATGGGCATAGACATTGATGCCGAAAAACAGCTCAGCAATCCTGTCAAAAATCTGGAGACAGGTAATTATTTTGATTCTAACAACGAACAGGCTGCCATTGTTGGTAAAGATCTATTGAAACGTTTAAACGCTCGTATCGGTGACAGCCTGGTAGTAATCGGACAGGGCTATCATGGCATGAATGCTACGGGACTCTACCATATCAAAGGAACTGTCTCTTTCCCGAATCCGGAAATGAACAAGAGCCTGGTCTACCTGCCCCTCGAAACTGCTCAGTATTTATTCTCAGCCGATAACCGTTTGACCTCTCTGGCTCTGAATATCAGCAGTCCGGATGAACTTGAACCTACCGTCGAAGCACTCAAGCAGGATTTATCAGGTGAACATTACGAAGTATTAGGATGGCCTGAGCTCATGCCGGAACTGAAACAAGCCATTCAAGTTGACCGCGGCAGTGGGATCATCATCATCCTGATATTGTACATGATTGTAGGTTTTGGGGTACTGGGAACCGTACTTATGATGATTGCCGAACGGTATTATGAGTTCGGAGTGATGCTCTCTGTAGGTACACCAAGGAAAACGATTGCAAAAATACTCTCCCTGGAGGTCATCATTCTAAGTCTTATGGGTACCTTTCTGGGTATACTGCTGAGCATACCTGTAGCATGGTATTTCAATGTAAATCCCATTGATCTTTCCGGTGCCATGGCTTCGGCGGCAGAACAATATAACATGTCTCCTATGCTTCAGTTTTCCGTTTCACCGGAAATATTCACGAATCAGGCAATCACGGTTTTTATCATTACCCTCATTTTTAGCATTTATCCAATAATCAAAGCGTCTAGGCTGAATCCCGTAAAAGCAATGAAATCCTGA
- a CDS encoding ABC transporter ATP-binding protein gives MAVIETKGLKKTYNPDKVPVHALNGVDLKIEKGEFTAIVGPSGSGKTTLLNIIGGLDEPTEGTAIVKGTDLSTLSDSELIKFRLQHIGFVFQAYNLIPVLTAIENVAFIMQMQGRPSKVCHDKSKALLEEVGLGDKINKRPSELSGGQQQRVAVARALSSTPDFVLADEPTANLDSVSSTDLLDMMAELNEKEEMTFVFSTHDQRVIDRARRVVTLVDGKIDKDETRE, from the coding sequence ATGGCTGTCATAGAAACCAAAGGTCTCAAAAAAACATACAATCCTGACAAAGTGCCTGTCCATGCACTCAATGGTGTGGATTTGAAAATTGAGAAAGGAGAATTTACCGCTATTGTGGGACCCTCGGGATCAGGAAAAACGACTCTGCTTAATATCATCGGAGGCCTTGATGAGCCGACTGAAGGAACTGCCATTGTGAAAGGCACCGACCTGAGCACACTCTCCGACAGCGAGCTGATAAAATTTCGGCTTCAACACATCGGGTTCGTATTCCAGGCCTATAACCTGATTCCGGTATTGACAGCTATTGAGAATGTGGCATTTATCATGCAGATGCAGGGACGTCCATCGAAAGTGTGCCACGATAAAAGCAAGGCTCTGCTTGAAGAAGTAGGACTGGGGGATAAAATCAATAAGCGCCCATCGGAGTTATCCGGGGGACAGCAGCAGCGTGTTGCCGTGGCTCGTGCACTCTCTTCCACTCCCGATTTTGTATTGGCGGATGAGCCTACGGCCAACCTCGATTCAGTTTCCAGCACCGATCTTCTGGATATGATGGCGGAACTCAATGAGAAAGAAGAGATGACTTTTGTCTTTTCCACACATGACCAGCGCGTTATAGACCGAGCGCGCAGGGTGGTCACCCTGGTGGACGGCAAGATTGATAAAGACGAAACTCGAGAGTGA
- the hisH gene encoding imidazole glycerol phosphate synthase subunit HisH: MIAIINYDAGNLASVSNALDRLDEPYIISNDPQELELSDAVIFPGVGHAVPAMKSLKRRGLDRFLKETDKPVLGICLGMQLLFESSEEGDTKGLGIIPGKLKKFDESKGKVPHMGWNTFTDTVDCPLLNGISNSQYFYYVHSFYAPVNEYSLASCNYINDFSAVVGKDNVLGVQFHPEKSGTTGSLLLQNFLEHVHGRASKVKKSAL, from the coding sequence ATGATTGCAATTATTAACTACGACGCCGGAAACCTTGCATCCGTTTCCAACGCGCTGGACAGACTTGATGAACCTTACATCATATCCAATGACCCGCAAGAGTTAGAGCTTTCGGATGCCGTTATTTTTCCGGGCGTAGGGCATGCTGTTCCGGCTATGAAGTCGCTTAAAAGGCGGGGCCTTGATCGCTTTCTGAAAGAGACTGACAAACCTGTTCTGGGCATCTGCCTGGGGATGCAATTACTTTTTGAGAGTTCTGAGGAAGGGGACACTAAAGGGTTGGGCATCATACCCGGTAAACTAAAGAAATTTGACGAAAGCAAAGGTAAAGTGCCTCATATGGGCTGGAATACCTTTACTGATACTGTCGATTGCCCCCTTCTTAATGGTATAAGCAATAGCCAGTATTTCTATTACGTACACAGTTTTTATGCCCCGGTTAACGAATATTCACTGGCCTCCTGCAACTATATCAACGACTTTTCTGCGGTTGTGGGTAAAGACAATGTCCTGGGCGTACAGTTTCACCCTGAGAAATCGGGCACCACAGGTTCCCTTCTGCTTCAAAACTTCCTGGAACATGTTCATGGCAGAGCATCCAAAGTGAAGAAATCTGCTCTTTAA
- the hisD gene encoding histidinol dehydrogenase, whose product MKRYVYSELTEKEIAKLCKRPKMHFDDIFEVVNPIIDDVRSEGDKAVSRYTRKFDGAAPEPLTLSPEDEAPVLNDEIKEAIDTAFKNIYRFHKAQLPNAMEVETMPGVRCMRVTRPIERVGLYVPGGTAMLPSTLMMLGIPAALAGCREIVIATPPGKDNLVADELTYIAKKIGASVILQSGGAQAIAAMAFGTESVPKVNKIFGPGNQYVTAAKMQLQNSEAQVAIDMPAGPSEVLVIADDYAEPVYVAADLLSQAEHGSDSQVVLLATKGFDWDQCKQELDKQLEQLPRKKMAEKALNHSFSIEVESLEQAFNFSNRFAPEHLIIQCESAESHVDEIYSAGSVFLGKWSPESAGDYASGTNHTLPTYGYARMYSGVSVDSFCKYITMQHLSKEGLKNIASSVERLAQLEELEGHRRAVSLRLEE is encoded by the coding sequence ATGAAAAGATATGTTTACAGTGAATTAACGGAAAAAGAGATCGCTAAGCTTTGCAAGCGTCCGAAGATGCATTTCGATGACATCTTTGAAGTCGTAAATCCAATCATCGACGATGTTCGCAGCGAAGGAGATAAAGCCGTAAGCAGGTATACCCGGAAATTCGATGGAGCGGCTCCCGAACCGCTGACTTTAAGCCCGGAAGATGAAGCGCCGGTCCTGAATGATGAAATTAAGGAGGCGATTGACACTGCTTTTAAAAATATCTATCGCTTCCACAAGGCACAGCTCCCTAATGCCATGGAGGTAGAGACTATGCCCGGTGTTCGATGCATGCGGGTAACACGCCCTATAGAACGTGTGGGACTCTATGTTCCAGGCGGTACAGCAATGCTTCCTTCCACTCTGATGATGCTTGGAATCCCCGCGGCACTCGCGGGATGCCGGGAAATCGTCATTGCCACTCCTCCCGGCAAAGACAACCTGGTAGCCGATGAGTTGACCTATATTGCAAAAAAGATAGGTGCCTCGGTAATTTTACAGTCAGGAGGTGCACAGGCTATTGCGGCCATGGCTTTCGGGACGGAGTCGGTTCCCAAAGTTAATAAAATTTTTGGCCCGGGCAATCAGTACGTGACAGCTGCCAAGATGCAGTTGCAGAACAGTGAAGCCCAGGTTGCTATTGACATGCCGGCCGGCCCTTCCGAGGTATTAGTCATCGCCGATGATTATGCCGAACCCGTATATGTGGCCGCCGACTTATTGTCACAAGCTGAACACGGCTCTGACAGTCAAGTTGTTTTGCTGGCAACCAAAGGCTTTGATTGGGACCAATGTAAGCAAGAACTGGACAAACAGCTGGAGCAACTCCCCCGAAAAAAAATGGCTGAGAAGGCCCTGAACCATAGCTTTAGCATTGAAGTAGAATCCTTGGAACAAGCTTTTAATTTTTCAAACAGGTTTGCACCTGAACACCTTATTATACAGTGTGAAAGCGCTGAATCTCACGTGGATGAAATTTACAGTGCCGGTTCCGTATTTCTCGGGAAATGGTCACCGGAAAGTGCCGGCGACTACGCCTCGGGAACCAATCACACATTGCCTACTTACGGTTATGCCCGAATGTACAGCGGTGTTTCCGTTGATTCGTTCTGTAAATACATTACCATGCAGCATCTTTCGAAAGAAGGATTAAAGAATATTGCATCTTCCGTTGAAAGGCTGGCTCAGCTGGAAGAACTTGAAGGACACAGAAGAGCGGTGTCCCTGCGACTGGAAGAGTGA
- the hisC gene encoding histidinol-phosphate transaminase, translating to MKPEISIESLVRPNIRKLKPYRSARDDYDSGLLLDANENSMGAPYQKAEGLHRYPSPYQLELRKRIANLRNLSPENVFVGVGSDEAIDLLYRIFCEPRTDNVIITPPTYGMYKVSAGIHDVSVKKVNLDSSFQPKVDEILEAVDEQTKMLFLCSPNNPTGNEFEQERIEVLIDRFPGIVVIDEAYIDFSERESRANLIENNPNLVVLQTLSKSFGMAGVRMGIALSSEEINRFMMKVKAPYNVNALTSKYALEAFDHRDTISFHIEKLVEEREKLRRKLQDVPGVRKIYPSDANFLLVKFDNAIKLYKELADKEIIVRYRGDEPLCENCLRITVGTPDENEQLINTLKELV from the coding sequence ATGAAGCCGGAAATCAGTATTGAAAGCCTGGTTCGTCCCAATATTCGGAAACTGAAACCCTATCGCAGTGCCCGTGATGACTATGACAGCGGATTACTGCTTGATGCCAACGAAAACAGTATGGGTGCTCCATATCAGAAAGCCGAAGGATTGCATCGCTACCCCTCACCCTACCAGCTTGAACTCAGGAAAAGAATCGCGAATCTTCGCAACCTTAGTCCCGAAAATGTATTTGTGGGCGTAGGCAGCGATGAAGCAATCGATTTGCTTTACCGTATTTTCTGCGAGCCGAGAACCGATAACGTCATCATCACCCCGCCTACCTACGGCATGTACAAAGTATCAGCAGGCATCCATGATGTTTCGGTGAAAAAGGTGAATCTGGACTCTTCTTTTCAGCCAAAAGTGGATGAAATACTTGAGGCAGTGGATGAACAAACCAAAATGCTCTTTCTCTGTTCTCCAAATAATCCCACCGGCAATGAATTTGAACAGGAACGTATCGAAGTACTTATTGACAGATTCCCCGGAATTGTGGTCATCGATGAGGCTTATATAGATTTCAGTGAACGTGAAAGCCGTGCCAATCTCATTGAAAACAATCCCAATTTGGTAGTTTTGCAAACTCTGTCGAAATCATTCGGTATGGCCGGGGTTCGCATGGGCATTGCACTGTCCTCAGAAGAAATTAACCGATTCATGATGAAGGTCAAGGCACCCTATAATGTCAATGCACTCACCAGTAAATATGCACTGGAAGCTTTCGATCACCGGGATACCATCTCTTTTCATATAGAAAAATTGGTTGAAGAACGTGAAAAATTACGCCGGAAGCTCCAGGATGTACCGGGTGTTAGAAAAATTTATCCCAGTGACGCGAACTTTTTGCTGGTTAAATTTGATAATGCCATTAAGTTGTACAAAGAGCTGGCTGATAAAGAGATCATTGTCCGCTATAGAGGGGATGAACCTCTTTGTGAAAACTGTCTGCGTATTACCGTGGGCACACCTGATGAAAATGAACAATTGATCAACACACTAAAAGAATTGGTATAA
- a CDS encoding outer membrane lipoprotein-sorting protein produces the protein MDQKYRKTVALCLLIFTGIITVQAQDATEIVRRADEKMRGESSQAEFTMEIIRPTWERSISMKAWSLGMDYSLILVTAPARDEGTAYLKRGNEIWNWLPDINRTIKMPPSMMSQSWMGSDFSNNDLVEESSIVTDYNHTLVGDSTLSGYEAYKIEMIPKPQAPVVWGKVVSFITKDEYLQLRTEFYDEDMELIKVMEGSEIKEIGGRTIPTMMEMIPLDKEGHKTVLHYRDIDFNIDISENYFSIRNMKRVQ, from the coding sequence ATGGATCAAAAATATAGAAAAACAGTAGCACTCTGTTTGTTGATATTCACAGGCATAATAACTGTTCAGGCACAGGATGCCACAGAAATTGTTCGCCGCGCCGATGAGAAAATGAGAGGGGAAAGCTCCCAGGCTGAATTTACAATGGAAATTATTCGTCCGACATGGGAAAGAAGTATCTCCATGAAAGCCTGGTCACTTGGGATGGACTACAGCCTGATCCTGGTAACCGCTCCTGCGCGGGACGAGGGCACGGCCTATCTGAAAAGAGGCAATGAAATATGGAACTGGCTGCCGGATATCAATCGAACCATTAAGATGCCGCCATCCATGATGAGTCAGTCCTGGATGGGGTCCGATTTTTCTAATAATGACCTGGTGGAAGAGTCATCTATAGTGACCGACTATAACCACACCCTAGTCGGGGATAGCACACTCAGCGGATACGAGGCGTATAAAATTGAGATGATTCCGAAACCCCAAGCCCCGGTAGTATGGGGCAAGGTGGTCAGTTTTATTACCAAGGATGAATATTTGCAGTTGCGGACCGAGTTCTATGACGAAGATATGGAATTGATTAAAGTCATGGAGGGATCGGAGATAAAAGAGATCGGTGGTCGTACCATACCTACGATGATGGAGATGATTCCCCTGGATAAGGAGGGTCATAAAACGGTGCTGCACTATCGGGATATTGATTTCAATATCGATATTTCGGAAAACTATTTTAGTATCCGGAATATGAAACGCGTACAATAG
- the hisB gene encoding imidazoleglycerol-phosphate dehydratase HisB, which translates to MNIRIETEALKSSDDKLLREGALYGLKHLQELGHGITFDSAQLTEQQRTLLNNEQISGGTFSTKEIDLTVQLEDERLIAYGKEQKAAEAENWIELSNLICFPRRKATLTRNTSETQISVTVDLDGTGKSNIDTGLGFFDHMLEQIARHGLVDLEITCKGDLEIDEHHTIEDIAITLGETILKALGEKVGIQRYSFVLPMDETKCEVALDLSGRPYLVFNGDFDRDMVGDFPTEMTEHFFYSLAINMKTTLHVSFEGSNDHHKIEACFKAFARCLRAAVSRSERNLNILPSTKDLL; encoded by the coding sequence ATGAACATCCGTATTGAGACGGAAGCACTAAAATCTTCAGATGACAAACTGTTAAGAGAGGGAGCTTTATACGGACTCAAACACCTACAGGAGCTTGGCCACGGTATTACCTTCGATAGTGCTCAGCTGACGGAGCAACAGCGGACTTTACTGAACAACGAACAAATATCCGGCGGAACTTTTTCAACAAAAGAAATCGATCTAACCGTACAACTTGAGGATGAGAGACTGATAGCCTACGGCAAGGAACAAAAAGCAGCCGAGGCGGAAAACTGGATAGAGCTCAGCAACCTAATCTGCTTTCCACGTCGCAAGGCAACCCTTACCCGCAATACCTCCGAAACGCAGATCAGCGTTACCGTGGATCTCGACGGAACCGGCAAGTCGAATATTGATACCGGTCTCGGCTTTTTTGACCATATGCTTGAGCAAATTGCCCGACACGGCCTGGTTGACCTGGAAATTACTTGTAAAGGTGACCTGGAAATCGACGAGCACCATACCATTGAAGATATCGCCATCACCCTGGGAGAAACCATACTTAAAGCTTTAGGTGAAAAAGTTGGAATTCAACGTTATTCATTTGTGTTGCCCATGGACGAAACCAAATGCGAGGTCGCTCTGGATTTATCAGGAAGGCCTTATCTGGTATTTAACGGGGATTTCGATCGTGATATGGTTGGGGATTTCCCGACTGAAATGACGGAACACTTTTTTTATTCCCTGGCGATCAATATGAAGACTACCCTGCACGTGTCTTTTGAAGGATCGAATGACCACCATAAGATAGAAGCTTGTTTTAAAGCTTTTGCACGTTGTCTGCGGGCAGCAGTCAGCAGAAGCGAACGCAATTTGAACATACTACCTAGCACCAAAGACCTGCTTTAA
- a CDS encoding TetR/AcrR family transcriptional regulator, giving the protein MCPRSPTKNEEIRQQTRRQIRNAAFELFAAKGFAQTSVRSIAEKAGISKGLIYHYFDGKDDILHAIFNDLTEVGKEALNFPEDLSSSERLRKMLHMIFSYIEHATEVVRLMVSLALQPDAVEKLKSSIDAYNERQIRILAPLFEDLGYDNPKLEAYYLAAKLDGITLGYLTLGKDYPFAKMKEKVMNDYGSKI; this is encoded by the coding sequence ATGTGTCCAAGATCGCCCACAAAGAATGAAGAAATCAGGCAGCAGACACGACGGCAAATAAGAAATGCCGCATTTGAACTTTTTGCGGCCAAAGGCTTTGCCCAAACCAGTGTTCGCTCCATAGCTGAAAAAGCCGGCATATCCAAGGGACTGATTTACCACTATTTTGATGGCAAGGATGATATCCTGCATGCAATCTTCAATGATCTCACCGAGGTGGGTAAAGAAGCTTTAAACTTTCCCGAAGACCTTTCCTCTTCTGAGCGCCTGCGAAAAATGCTGCATATGATTTTCAGCTATATCGAACATGCCACCGAAGTCGTGAGGCTGATGGTTTCACTTGCCCTTCAGCCCGATGCCGTAGAAAAACTGAAGTCTTCCATTGACGCCTATAACGAGCGTCAGATTCGAATTTTAGCTCCCCTTTTTGAAGACCTGGGTTACGACAACCCAAAATTGGAAGCTTACTACCTCGCCGCCAAACTGGATGGTATAACCCTGGGGTATCTCACACTGGGAAAAGACTATCCCTTTGCAAAGATGAAAGAAAAAGTGATGAATGACTATGGATCAAAAATATAG
- the hisA gene encoding 1-(5-phosphoribosyl)-5-[(5-phosphoribosylamino)methylideneamino]imidazole-4-carboxamide isomerase: MLVIPAIDLLDGKVVRLQKGDYNKVTVYNEDPVAEARTFKEAGFSYIHVVDLNGAKEGSFVNQEVIKQIMSETGLRIQTGGGIRTYEDGKKLLDQGIERVICSSMAVKNSKDWYRLIETYGERAVLGMDLKEGQVAYGGWMETSDQSIDSFLKPMIEHGLKTVLSTDIARDGMLSGPNLKLYQNLQAQFPDLDFIASGGVSNANDLKELNALNLYGVVVGRAYYEDRLSLQQMADIHSPA; this comes from the coding sequence ATGCTCGTAATTCCTGCGATTGACCTCCTTGATGGCAAAGTCGTTCGCCTCCAAAAAGGAGATTATAACAAAGTTACTGTTTACAACGAAGATCCGGTAGCAGAAGCCCGCACCTTTAAAGAGGCCGGTTTCAGTTATATTCATGTGGTTGATCTGAATGGAGCGAAAGAAGGTTCCTTTGTAAACCAGGAGGTCATAAAACAGATTATGTCAGAAACCGGGCTGCGCATTCAGACAGGCGGTGGCATTCGTACTTATGAAGACGGTAAAAAATTGTTGGATCAGGGCATTGAGCGTGTTATTTGCAGTTCTATGGCGGTAAAGAATAGTAAAGATTGGTACAGGTTGATTGAAACCTATGGTGAGCGCGCCGTTTTGGGAATGGATCTCAAAGAAGGACAAGTAGCCTATGGCGGCTGGATGGAAACATCCGACCAGTCAATCGACAGTTTCCTTAAACCGATGATAGAGCACGGACTTAAGACCGTGCTCAGCACTGATATTGCCAGAGACGGCATGCTCTCAGGTCCGAATCTTAAACTGTATCAGAACCTGCAGGCGCAATTCCCAGACTTAGACTTCATCGCGTCGGGAGGTGTAAGCAACGCCAATGATCTAAAAGAGTTGAATGCTTTGAATCTTTATGGAGTAGTCGTCGGACGGGCCTATTACGAAGACCGCTTGTCCTTGCAGCAGATGGCTGACATTCATTCTCCTGCGTAA
- a CDS encoding ABC transporter permease, with product MMIWRIISLGWKNIWRNPTRSAVVIIAVLLGIWAGVFISAFFNSITQSYLQNQLDLMIGHVQITNPEFQDQFNPRYEIDNAETLLGRLENEDYITGIQYESLATGLAQSAANSYGVTIHGIDTAGVSVHPITSHLVEGELLGNISRNPIVIGRALANRLELELRSKMVVSFQDVEGNITAGAFRIAGIFDSFNENYDKGNVYVLRKDLNRLLGEPQLIHKITLKIDDFSKASLRANTLQENHPDLKIAGWGEVAPELEYVFNSMDISLYIVMIIIIMALVFSIVNTMLMAVLERTKELGMLMAVGMNKARLFTMILCETFFLTMAGTPVGLFLSWLTVMAFGNYGIDLSAFSQGLNAYGLDTVIYPELSSTYYLNITLLIAGAALLSALYPAWKTLKLKPVEAIRKI from the coding sequence ATGATGATCTGGAGAATCATATCGCTTGGCTGGAAGAACATCTGGAGAAATCCCACCAGAAGTGCTGTGGTCATCATTGCTGTACTGCTCGGTATCTGGGCCGGAGTCTTCATTTCTGCTTTTTTCAACAGTATTACCCAGAGTTACCTGCAAAACCAGCTGGACCTGATGATTGGCCATGTTCAAATCACCAATCCGGAATTTCAGGATCAATTCAACCCGCGTTATGAAATAGATAATGCTGAAACTCTTCTCGGCAGACTCGAAAATGAAGATTACATCACGGGGATTCAATACGAAAGCCTGGCTACCGGTCTAGCCCAAAGTGCTGCCAATAGTTACGGTGTTACCATTCACGGTATTGATACTGCCGGTGTTTCGGTCCATCCCATTACCAGCCACTTAGTGGAAGGAGAGCTTCTGGGAAATATCAGCAGGAATCCCATTGTCATCGGCCGGGCTCTGGCTAATCGTCTGGAACTTGAACTGCGATCGAAAATGGTGGTCAGTTTTCAAGACGTGGAAGGTAATATTACTGCCGGTGCCTTTCGCATTGCCGGCATCTTCGACTCCTTCAACGAGAATTACGATAAAGGCAATGTTTATGTACTCAGGAAAGACCTTAACAGGCTGCTGGGAGAGCCGCAGTTGATTCATAAAATTACTCTCAAAATAGACGATTTCAGTAAAGCAAGTCTCAGGGCCAATACCTTACAGGAGAACCATCCCGACCTCAAGATTGCCGGATGGGGTGAAGTGGCACCCGAGCTGGAGTATGTATTCAACTCAATGGATATCTCCCTTTACATAGTTATGATCATTATCATCATGGCTCTGGTCTTCAGTATTGTCAATACCATGCTGATGGCGGTCTTGGAGCGCACCAAAGAACTCGGCATGCTGATGGCAGTTGGAATGAACAAAGCCAGGCTTTTCACCATGATTTTATGCGAAACCTTTTTCCTGACCATGGCAGGAACCCCGGTCGGACTATTCTTAAGCTGGTTAACAGTCATGGCTTTTGGCAATTATGGAATTGATCTCAGTGCCTTCTCTCAAGGGCTGAATGCATATGGACTCGATACAGTGATATATCCCGAGCTGAGCAGTACCTATTACCTGAATATTACCCTGCTAATAGCCGGAGCGGCACTCCTGTCAGCACTATATCCTGCCTGGAAAACATTGAAACTGAAACCTGTGGAAGCAATACGAAAAATTTAA